Proteins encoded in a region of the Synechococcus sp. BIOS-U3-1 genome:
- a CDS encoding TVP38/TMEM64 family protein encodes MPRFRRFLLIAAVIAGLAVLFHLINVHGLEPIRAQVERLGFWAPLGILFLRGVSIILPALPSTAYSLLAGALLGFQTGFITIVVCDLIFCQAAFLLASNYGRGPIQKLVGEGAMTTIERFSKNQLEGNPFLLTGLLMTGLFDFVSYAAGLGGIPWRAFALPLLVSVLLSSAPIVALGAGIFSGGKLLLIGAVFGMFALAIVAGVIQKRMRKPTGSDA; translated from the coding sequence GTGCCGCGCTTTCGCCGATTCCTGCTGATTGCAGCTGTGATTGCCGGACTCGCCGTGCTGTTTCACCTCATCAACGTGCACGGTCTTGAGCCGATCCGAGCGCAGGTGGAGCGCTTGGGGTTCTGGGCCCCCTTAGGGATCCTGTTCCTGCGCGGCGTGAGCATCATCCTGCCAGCACTACCCAGCACGGCTTACTCACTCCTGGCCGGAGCGCTGCTGGGCTTCCAGACTGGCTTCATCACAATCGTGGTGTGCGATCTGATCTTCTGCCAGGCCGCCTTCCTGCTGGCCAGCAACTATGGGCGCGGCCCAATCCAGAAACTGGTGGGAGAAGGAGCGATGACCACCATTGAACGCTTCAGTAAAAATCAACTGGAGGGCAATCCGTTTCTGCTCACCGGGCTGCTGATGACGGGCCTGTTTGATTTCGTGAGCTATGCCGCTGGCCTCGGAGGCATCCCCTGGCGGGCGTTCGCGCTGCCGTTGCTGGTGAGTGTGTTGCTCAGCAGTGCACCGATCGTGGCCCTGGGCGCTGGGATTTTCAGCGGCGGCAAACTCTTGCTGATCGGAGCTGTTTTCGGCATGTTCGCCTTGGCGATTGTGGCGGGAGTGATCCAGAAACGCATGCGCAAGCCAACAGGTTCAGACGCTTAG